The Magnolia sinica isolate HGM2019 chromosome 10, MsV1, whole genome shotgun sequence genome includes a window with the following:
- the LOC131217188 gene encoding mediator of RNA polymerase II transcription subunit 21 isoform X1, whose amino-acid sequence MDIISQLQEQVNTVAALAFNTFGTLQRDAPPVRLSANYPEPAAKSSEDAINVAEQPKAMSAALVQAAKQFDVLVTALPLAEGGEEEQLKRIAELEAENEAVGQELQKQLEYAEQELKQVQELFNQAADNCLNLKKPD is encoded by the exons ATGGACATCATCTCTCAGCTGCAAGAACAAGTCAACACAGTTGCAGCTCTTGCCTTCAATACCTTTGGAACGCTACAAAGAGATGCCCCGCCAGTTCGACTTTCTGCAAATTATCCTGAACCAGCTGCTAAATCCTCAGAGGATGCAATCAATGTAGCAGAGCAACCCAAGGCCATGAGTGCTGCTCTCGTTCAAGCTGCAAAGCAG TTTGATGTGCTTGTCACGGCACTGCCATTGGCAGAGGGAGGTGAGGAGGAACAATTGAAAAGGATTGCAGAACTCGAG GCGGAAAATGAAGCAGTAGGACAAGAGCTTCAGAAGCAATTGGAGTATGCAG AACAGGAATTAAAGCAGGTCCAGGAGCTGTTTAACCAAGCGGCAGACAACTGTTTGAACTTGAAGAAACCTGACTGA
- the LOC131217188 gene encoding mediator of RNA polymerase II transcription subunit 21 isoform X2, whose product MDIISQLQEQVNTVAALAFNTFGTLQRDAPPVRLSANYPEPAAKSSEDAINVAEQPKAMSAALVQAAKQFDVLVTALPLAEGGEEEQLKRIAELEAENEAVGQELQKQLEYAGIKAGPGAV is encoded by the exons ATGGACATCATCTCTCAGCTGCAAGAACAAGTCAACACAGTTGCAGCTCTTGCCTTCAATACCTTTGGAACGCTACAAAGAGATGCCCCGCCAGTTCGACTTTCTGCAAATTATCCTGAACCAGCTGCTAAATCCTCAGAGGATGCAATCAATGTAGCAGAGCAACCCAAGGCCATGAGTGCTGCTCTCGTTCAAGCTGCAAAGCAG TTTGATGTGCTTGTCACGGCACTGCCATTGGCAGAGGGAGGTGAGGAGGAACAATTGAAAAGGATTGCAGAACTCGAG GCGGAAAATGAAGCAGTAGGACAAGAGCTTCAGAAGCAATTGGAGTATGCAG GAATTAAAGCAGGTCCAGGAGCTGTTTAA